From the Maridesulfovibrio zosterae DSM 11974 genome, the window GCACGAGTCAAAACAAGTCTCTCAAGAACATCCTGATCCGTAGATGCTTTCCAGGGCCCTGCAGATTTAATCTTTAATTTACTTGGACCTGCTACAGATTCTTTACTTTTTACTAATTGAGAAAAAAGCATCTTTTTTTGAGCCTTAAGATAAGAAAAGAGAATTGGAACAAGGCCGTATACCCTAATAAGGTAGCACACAATTAAAAGAGCCACCCCGCAAGCAAGGAGTGTAAGAAACATCCTTACTGGTCCGGGTATATCCGGCATCCCGTAAAATGAATTTTGAATGGTTCCCAGAAACCTTGAGTCTACCTTAGCCTGAATTAGCATATATTACCTGATGATGAGCTGATGATAATACTAAAATATATTGATGAAATGATCATAAAGTTTATATTGTTCATACGAAATTATACTATTAAAAGAATGTCGTTATTATCTATATCTTTATAATAACAGAAAGATACACTTCATTCTACAATTTATGTATTTTTTCCCTACCTTAATTCTTGCGATGTGTGAAGACAACATGTAAATATGAGCACAGTTTGACAATAAAAGGAGATTTCATGCCCGGAAAAATTCTAGTCGTGGATGATGAAGTTCACATCAGGATGCTTCTAGAACAGACTCTTGAAGAACTTGAGGATGACTATGGAGTTGAGCTGTTTACCGCTGAAAATGGTGAAGAAGGGCTCGATACGATAAGACAAGAACGCCCTGAGCTTGTTTTTTTGGACATAATGATGCCGTATATGAATGGATATGAAGTTTGTCAGGCTGTGCGTGAAGATGAGAGCCTATCTGAAATTAAAATAATTCTGCTTACGGCTAAAGGGCAGGAGTCTGACCGCAAACATGGCCTGGAAATAGGAGCGGAACGATATATGACTAAACCGTTTGATCCAGATGAAATTCTAGAAGTGGCCAAAAATATTCTTAGAATTGAGGACTGACGATAGCACAATGAATGCCAGTTTTAAACCGGAAAATCGGTTAAAAAGATTCATCAAGCCGAGGAAATTAAAAGCATTCTTCGAAAAGACAGCACCGCTACTCCCAGAGAATTCGGTGCTGTGCGCTTATATTGACGAAACCCCTCTTTTTTGCGCCGATCATTTAAATAATTCTATCAGTACCACCATCCGTGTCCCCGTAAAAAATCCAACTGGTGCAAATCTTTCACTCGGTGTTTTCATCCCTGGATGTGATAATATTTCCCAAACTGAACTTACGACAATAAATGCAGTTCTTGAGCTCACGGCTTTTTCTATTTCTAATTATATTGAATCAGAATATGCGCGCAGACTTATCGGAGAGGAAACACTTTCTAAATATCGTGAGTTGTCACTACTTCACCGTTCAATTGTGGAACTCAATAACTCACTGCGCCTGAAGGATGTTATTCGCGCACTGACAAATGAATGCAGAACCTCTCCCCTCCCCGCTGATATGGGAGTTGTATACCTTCCTGAGGA encodes:
- a CDS encoding response regulator transcription factor — protein: MPGKILVVDDEVHIRMLLEQTLEELEDDYGVELFTAENGEEGLDTIRQERPELVFLDIMMPYMNGYEVCQAVREDESLSEIKIILLTAKGQESDRKHGLEIGAERYMTKPFDPDEILEVAKNILRIED